In Synechococcus sp. UW69, a single genomic region encodes these proteins:
- a CDS encoding multidrug efflux SMR transporter — protein MRTPWTLLLLAISAEVIGTSCLRLSEGMTRPLPTLLVFSAYAIAMALLSKVVLSIPLGITYALWSGIGTVVIVLVGRFAYSQMLQPTQLIGIGLITAGVVLVNLAK, from the coding sequence ATGCGTACGCCATGGACCCTGCTGCTACTTGCGATCAGCGCTGAGGTGATTGGCACCTCTTGCCTGCGGTTGTCGGAAGGCATGACCCGACCGCTGCCCACCCTTCTGGTGTTCAGCGCCTATGCCATCGCCATGGCCCTGCTCTCCAAGGTGGTGCTGAGCATTCCCTTGGGCATCACCTATGCCCTCTGGAGCGGCATCGGCACCGTGGTGATCGTGCTGGTGGGGCGCTTCGCCTACAGCCAGATGCTGCAGCCCACCCAGTTGATCGGCATCGGCCTGATCACCGCCGGGGTGGTCTTGGTGAATCTGGCGAAATGA
- a CDS encoding malate:quinone oxidoreductase translates to MQHDGSFNPEARYDAVLVGAGIMSATLAALLHELDPQLRILLVERLEAPALESSAAVNNAGTGHAANCELNYTPLQADGTVATAKAVAINASFERSLEFWGSLRERGELDTGSFLQQAAHISAVWTPENIAFLRQRFSQLKELPAFARMRWSEEQSELTEWMPLVMAGRDLKQPVAATRIDRGTDVDFGTLTRAYLMPLQQSGALTVVYGTQVQDLKRLRRSDMTEADWRVVLKGPSGKKEVRAPFVFLGAGGGALPLLQRSGIPEADDFAGFPVSGLWLVCGDAQLADRQRAKVYGKAAVGAPPMSVPHLDTRWIDGKRSLLFGPFAGFSSKFLKQGSLLDLPASVRATNLVPMLQVGATNFELVQYLINQLRQSPAERHEALQQFMPTARAEDWTLSVAGQRVQIIKRSKQGGRLQLGTEVVASGDGSLAALLGASPGASTAVTIMLEVLKRCFKQRLDSDAWQQRLQALLPSINEDPQQDPQVLQRMRERSDNLLGLTP, encoded by the coding sequence GTGCAGCACGACGGTTCGTTCAACCCAGAGGCTCGTTACGACGCCGTGCTGGTGGGTGCCGGAATCATGAGCGCCACCCTGGCGGCCTTGCTGCACGAACTGGACCCGCAACTGCGGATTCTTCTTGTCGAGCGGCTCGAAGCCCCTGCATTGGAAAGCAGCGCCGCGGTGAACAACGCTGGCACCGGCCATGCCGCCAACTGCGAACTCAATTACACCCCTCTCCAGGCGGATGGCACCGTCGCCACGGCTAAAGCGGTGGCCATCAATGCGTCGTTTGAACGAAGCCTGGAGTTCTGGGGGTCGCTGCGGGAGCGGGGCGAGCTCGACACCGGCAGCTTTCTGCAGCAAGCGGCGCACATCAGCGCGGTGTGGACGCCAGAAAACATCGCTTTTCTGCGTCAGCGTTTCAGCCAATTGAAGGAGCTGCCGGCCTTTGCGCGGATGCGCTGGAGCGAGGAGCAAAGCGAGCTCACCGAATGGATGCCCCTGGTGATGGCGGGGCGTGATCTCAAGCAGCCGGTGGCGGCGACGCGGATTGATCGGGGTACCGACGTGGATTTCGGCACCCTCACCCGGGCCTATCTGATGCCGCTTCAGCAGAGCGGAGCACTCACTGTTGTGTACGGCACCCAGGTGCAAGACCTCAAGCGCTTGCGCCGCAGCGACATGACCGAAGCCGACTGGCGCGTGGTGCTGAAGGGGCCCTCCGGCAAGAAGGAGGTGCGGGCTCCCTTTGTCTTCCTCGGTGCCGGTGGTGGAGCCCTGCCGCTGCTGCAACGTTCTGGGATTCCGGAGGCGGACGATTTTGCTGGCTTCCCGGTGAGTGGCCTCTGGTTGGTCTGCGGCGATGCGCAGCTGGCCGACCGGCAACGCGCCAAGGTGTACGGCAAGGCAGCGGTGGGTGCCCCGCCGATGTCGGTGCCCCACCTCGACACCCGCTGGATCGATGGCAAGCGGTCGCTGTTGTTTGGCCCCTTTGCCGGTTTCAGCAGCAAGTTCCTCAAGCAGGGTTCCTTGCTGGATCTGCCCGCCTCCGTTCGCGCCACCAATCTGGTGCCGATGCTGCAAGTGGGCGCCACCAATTTCGAACTGGTGCAATACCTGATCAATCAGCTGCGCCAGAGTCCTGCCGAGCGGCATGAGGCCCTGCAGCAGTTCATGCCCACCGCCCGCGCTGAAGATTGGACCCTTTCGGTGGCCGGTCAGCGGGTGCAGATCATCAAACGCAGCAAGCAGGGTGGTCGGCTGCAGCTGGGGACGGAGGTGGTCGCCTCCGGTGATGGCTCCCTGGCGGCGTTGTTGGGGGCCTCCCCGGGAGCGAGCACGGCGGTGACGATCATGTTGGAGGTGCTGAAGCGCTGCTTCAAGCAACGCCTCGACAGCGACGCCTGGCAGCAGCGGCTGCAAGCACTGTTGCCCAGCATCAATGAAGACCCTCAGCAGGATCCGCAGGTGCTGCAGCGGATGCGGGAGCGCAGCGATAACTTGCTGGGACTCACCCCCTGA
- a CDS encoding UDP-N-acetylmuramoyl-L-alanyl-D-glutamate--2,6-diaminopimelate ligase — MTQALHALLSDAGIAVPQGLANPTLEAITTDSRRVGPGSLFLGLPGEQVDGGTFWAQALEAGAAAAVIGPGAAAAHPPGADDPVVVIEEPVARRIGEIAAAYWDHPCRRMALIGVTGTNGKTTTTHLIEHLAASAGQPVGLFGTLVNRWPGHSITATHTTAFADRLQGQLAEAASAGCSLAAMEVSSHALAQQRVAGCRFGGAVFTNLTQDHLDYHASMEDYFEAKATLFADPLLLDGGGRAVVNSDDPWGARLAERLGSACWRSSLEDPSAELHMTDLQMTGAGVEGRLISPVGEGRFRSPLLGRFNLMNLLQAVGVLLQQQLPLPVLLEAIGRFGGVPGRMERVIVDGVNDEVLPPVLVDYAHTPDGLDNALSAARPFCTGRLICVFGCGGDRDRGKRPQMAAIAARLADRVVVTSDNPRTEDPQQILDDVVTGIPDGIDLLVEGDRASAIASAIAEAEADDLVLVAGKGHEDYQILGTEKVHFDDREEAEQALRQKLL; from the coding sequence ATGACTCAGGCGTTGCATGCCCTGTTGAGTGATGCAGGGATTGCGGTGCCGCAAGGCCTGGCCAATCCCACACTGGAAGCGATCACGACTGATTCACGCCGGGTTGGGCCGGGGAGTCTGTTTCTTGGGCTTCCAGGGGAGCAAGTCGATGGGGGGACGTTCTGGGCTCAAGCACTCGAGGCAGGTGCTGCCGCCGCGGTAATCGGACCTGGGGCTGCTGCAGCGCACCCTCCTGGAGCTGATGACCCTGTGGTGGTGATTGAAGAGCCGGTGGCGCGCCGCATCGGTGAGATTGCTGCTGCGTACTGGGATCACCCTTGCCGCCGGATGGCCTTGATTGGTGTGACGGGCACCAATGGCAAAACGACCACGACCCATTTGATTGAGCATCTGGCCGCCTCGGCGGGCCAGCCCGTGGGCTTGTTCGGCACCTTGGTCAACCGCTGGCCCGGTCACAGCATCACGGCCACCCACACCACGGCATTTGCCGACCGTCTGCAGGGGCAACTCGCGGAGGCTGCCTCTGCTGGCTGCTCCCTGGCGGCGATGGAAGTGAGTTCCCATGCCCTGGCGCAGCAGCGGGTGGCGGGCTGCCGCTTTGGCGGTGCCGTGTTCACCAACCTCACGCAGGACCACCTCGACTACCACGCCTCGATGGAGGACTACTTCGAGGCCAAGGCAACGCTTTTTGCCGATCCTTTGTTGCTCGATGGTGGGGGGCGCGCTGTCGTGAATAGCGATGATCCCTGGGGTGCGCGCTTGGCCGAACGCCTGGGCTCCGCTTGTTGGCGCAGCTCGCTGGAGGATCCATCGGCTGAACTGCACATGACCGACCTGCAGATGACGGGGGCTGGCGTGGAGGGACGCTTGATCAGCCCTGTGGGAGAGGGACGCTTCCGCTCGCCCCTGCTGGGACGCTTCAACCTGATGAACCTGCTTCAGGCGGTTGGGGTGCTGCTTCAGCAGCAGTTGCCCTTGCCGGTGTTGCTGGAGGCCATCGGCCGTTTCGGCGGTGTGCCTGGACGGATGGAGCGGGTGATCGTGGACGGGGTTAACGATGAAGTGCTGCCGCCGGTGTTGGTGGATTACGCCCATACCCCGGATGGCTTGGACAATGCTCTTTCAGCAGCACGTCCGTTCTGCACCGGCCGGCTGATCTGTGTGTTCGGTTGTGGTGGTGACCGGGATCGGGGCAAGCGTCCCCAAATGGCCGCGATTGCAGCCCGCCTGGCTGACCGCGTGGTGGTCACCTCCGACAACCCGCGAACGGAGGATCCTCAGCAGATCCTCGATGACGTGGTGACGGGGATTCCGGACGGAATCGATCTCCTTGTGGAGGGCGATCGGGCCAGTGCGATCGCCTCAGCCATTGCAGAGGCTGAGGCCGATGATCTGGTGCTGGTGGCCGGCAAGGGGCATGAGGACTACCAGATTCTCGGCACCGAGAAGGTGCACTTTGACGACCGCGAGGAAGCGGAACAAGCCCTGCGCCAGAAGTTGCTCTGA
- a CDS encoding aminotransferase class V-fold PLP-dependent enzyme yields the protein MRDLCPALQNKTYFNYGGQGPLPRPSLEAITASWTRIQELGPFTADVWPYIATEVNSTRRLLAQCCGVPAHRLALTENVTSGCVLPLWGLPFAEDDRLLISDCEHPGVVSACVELARRQNLAIDLLKVKHLRGDQAHCDAAVIKAVAQALTPRTRLVVLSHLLWNTGQVMPIAAVAEQLNQHPQQPFLLVDAAQSFGQIPVEEAAAAADIYAFTGHKWACGPEGLGGVALSERVLAEAAPTVIGWRSLRDESKADLNCSDLFHHDSRRFEVATSCVPLMAGLRCSLELLERQGSADQRWDSIRKLSGNLWQALQGLNHVTPLLETAPASGLVSFQINGEVSPAEHVKQLGAQGLWIRDLADPSCLRACTHISTTTDDINTLVAAISAL from the coding sequence ATGCGCGACCTCTGTCCTGCCCTGCAGAACAAGACGTACTTCAACTACGGCGGCCAAGGGCCATTGCCCAGGCCTTCCCTCGAGGCAATCACCGCGAGCTGGACACGCATTCAGGAGTTGGGACCGTTCACAGCAGATGTTTGGCCCTACATCGCCACGGAGGTGAACAGCACCCGACGCCTTCTGGCCCAGTGCTGCGGGGTCCCGGCCCATCGGTTGGCCCTCACCGAGAACGTCACCAGCGGCTGCGTGCTGCCGCTGTGGGGTCTGCCCTTCGCTGAAGACGACCGACTGCTGATCAGCGACTGCGAACACCCAGGTGTGGTCAGCGCCTGCGTTGAGTTGGCCAGGCGCCAGAACCTCGCCATTGACCTGCTGAAGGTGAAGCATCTGCGTGGTGATCAGGCCCACTGCGATGCCGCCGTGATCAAAGCGGTCGCACAGGCTCTCACCCCACGCACCCGACTGGTGGTGCTGAGCCATTTGCTCTGGAACACGGGACAGGTGATGCCGATTGCCGCCGTCGCCGAACAGCTCAATCAACACCCACAACAACCGTTTCTGCTGGTGGATGCCGCCCAAAGCTTCGGGCAGATTCCCGTCGAAGAAGCTGCTGCCGCAGCTGATATCTATGCCTTCACCGGGCACAAGTGGGCCTGCGGGCCAGAAGGCCTGGGAGGCGTGGCACTTTCAGAACGTGTGCTGGCTGAGGCTGCTCCGACCGTGATCGGCTGGCGCAGCTTGCGCGATGAAAGCAAGGCCGATCTGAACTGCAGCGATCTGTTTCACCACGACAGCCGCCGATTTGAAGTGGCCACCAGCTGCGTGCCCCTGATGGCCGGCCTGCGCTGCTCCCTTGAACTGCTGGAACGACAGGGGTCAGCCGACCAACGCTGGGACAGCATTCGAAAACTCAGCGGAAACCTCTGGCAGGCACTCCAAGGGCTAAACCACGTCACACCCCTGCTGGAAACGGCGCCCGCCAGCGGACTGGTGAGCTTCCAGATCAACGGCGAAGTATCCCCCGCTGAGCATGTGAAGCAGTTGGGTGCCCAAGGGCTTTGGATTCGCGATTTAGCCGACCCCAGTTGCCTACGCGCCTGCACCCACATCAGTACAACAACAGACGACATCAACACCCTGGTGGCAGCGATCAGCGCCCTTTGA
- a CDS encoding GAF domain-containing protein, giving the protein MRTAPKPINEAARLRSLSEYRILGTKPEKAFDNITRMASEICQSPIALISLVDEKRQWFKSKVGLEASETDRDISFCAHTILDSKPLVVEDALFHEKFRDNPLVQEEPHIRLYAGFPLKTDINHRIGTLCVIDRIPKSLTNSQYKVMEGLADQATTLLELRRRSLALMDEFCQMHHHQGLVTTCSYCKSIRDREGFWQPIERFLMQHSTLNFSHGICPECMNEHFPDVPTS; this is encoded by the coding sequence ATGCGGACAGCACCCAAGCCGATCAACGAAGCAGCCAGGCTGAGATCACTCAGTGAATATCGAATTCTGGGAACAAAGCCTGAAAAGGCTTTTGACAACATCACCAGAATGGCCTCAGAGATTTGCCAGTCGCCGATTGCTCTGATCTCTCTGGTGGACGAAAAACGTCAGTGGTTCAAATCAAAGGTGGGACTTGAGGCCAGCGAAACAGACCGGGACATCTCCTTTTGCGCCCATACGATTCTCGATTCCAAACCGCTTGTTGTTGAGGACGCACTTTTTCACGAAAAATTCCGCGACAATCCCCTCGTTCAGGAAGAACCCCACATCCGCCTCTACGCAGGATTCCCCCTCAAAACCGATATCAATCACCGCATCGGAACGCTTTGTGTGATTGATCGCATTCCCAAATCACTCACCAATTCGCAATACAAGGTGATGGAAGGCCTGGCTGATCAGGCCACCACTCTTTTGGAACTCAGGCGCCGCTCACTGGCCCTGATGGATGAGTTCTGCCAGATGCATCACCATCAGGGCTTGGTCACCACCTGCAGCTACTGCAAGTCCATCCGCGACAGGGAAGGATTCTGGCAACCGATCGAACGGTTCCTGATGCAGCACAGCACGCTGAATTTCAGCCATGGCATCTGCCCCGAGTGCATGAACGAGCACTTTCCAGATGTCCCAACGAGCTGA
- the rpsD gene encoding 30S ribosomal protein S4, with protein MSRYRGPRLRITRRLGDLPGLTRKAAKRSYPPGQHGQARRKRSEYAIRLEEKQKLRFNYGVSERQLVRYVKKARAQEGSTGTNLLKLLENRLDNVCFRLGFGPTVPGARQLVNHGHVTVNGRVTDIASYQCKPGDVIAIRERKCSKKLAEANLEFPGLANVPTHLELDKAKLSAKVTARCEREWVALEINELLVVEYYSRKV; from the coding sequence ATGTCTCGTTACCGCGGCCCTCGTCTGAGGATCACGCGGCGCTTGGGAGACCTCCCCGGTCTCACCCGGAAGGCCGCAAAACGGTCCTATCCCCCCGGTCAGCACGGCCAAGCCCGTCGCAAGCGCTCTGAATACGCGATCCGTCTCGAAGAGAAGCAGAAGCTTCGCTTCAACTACGGCGTCTCCGAGCGTCAGCTCGTGCGCTACGTGAAGAAAGCGCGCGCCCAGGAGGGTTCCACAGGAACCAACCTGCTCAAGCTGCTCGAGAACCGTCTCGACAATGTTTGTTTCCGCCTCGGCTTTGGTCCCACCGTGCCTGGCGCCCGTCAGCTGGTGAATCACGGGCACGTCACCGTGAACGGTCGTGTGACCGACATCGCCAGCTACCAGTGCAAGCCTGGCGACGTGATCGCCATCCGCGAGCGCAAGTGCAGCAAAAAGCTGGCTGAAGCCAACCTCGAGTTCCCCGGCCTGGCCAACGTGCCAACCCACCTGGAGCTCGACAAAGCCAAGCTGAGTGCCAAGGTCACCGCCCGCTGCGAACGCGAGTGGGTTGCCCTTGAGATCAACGAACTGCTGGTGGTGGAGTACTACTCCAGAAAGGTCTGA
- a CDS encoding NifU family protein, giving the protein MSTETMALTLENVEKVLDELRPFLMADGGNVEVVELDGPIVKVRLQGACGSCPSSTMTLKMGIERKMRESIPEVSEVVQVL; this is encoded by the coding sequence ATGAGCACTGAAACCATGGCCCTCACGCTGGAGAACGTGGAGAAGGTGCTGGATGAACTGCGCCCCTTCCTGATGGCCGACGGCGGCAACGTTGAAGTGGTGGAACTGGATGGCCCGATCGTGAAGGTGCGTCTGCAGGGAGCCTGCGGCAGCTGCCCCAGCAGCACGATGACCCTGAAGATGGGCATTGAACGCAAGATGCGCGAATCGATTCCCGAAGTGAGCGAAGTGGTGCAAGTGCTCTGA
- the yidD gene encoding membrane protein insertion efficiency factor YidD yields MHESSILSGGLADHLRRAMNQALAAVLLAGIAFYRRFISPMIGPRCRFTPTCSAYGLEAIQKHGPWKGGWLTVKRLLRCHPFTPCGCDPVPD; encoded by the coding sequence ATGCACGAATCGAGCATTCTATCTGGCGGACTCGCCGACCACCTGCGACGGGCGATGAATCAGGCTCTCGCTGCTGTTCTCCTGGCCGGCATCGCCTTCTATCGGCGCTTCATCTCCCCGATGATCGGGCCCCGTTGCCGCTTCACGCCCACCTGCAGTGCCTATGGCTTGGAGGCCATCCAGAAGCATGGTCCTTGGAAGGGAGGCTGGCTGACCGTGAAACGGCTGCTGCGGTGCCATCCCTTCACTCCCTGCGGATGTGATCCGGTGCCCGATTGA
- a CDS encoding glutaredoxin family protein, with product MHELTLFSRTGCCLCEGLESRLRALDLVGISITLKVIDIDAPETPQEQRARYDLEVPVLALDGCELPRVSPRLTGEGLLNWLQRCLSTAL from the coding sequence ATGCATGAGCTCACGCTGTTCAGCCGCACAGGATGCTGTTTGTGTGAAGGCCTGGAATCCCGCTTGCGCGCCCTCGATCTTGTGGGGATATCGATCACGTTGAAGGTGATTGATATCGATGCGCCAGAAACTCCCCAGGAACAAAGGGCGCGTTACGACCTCGAAGTGCCTGTGCTCGCGCTCGATGGTTGTGAGCTGCCCCGGGTTTCCCCGCGTCTTACTGGTGAGGGACTGTTGAATTGGTTGCAACGCTGCCTGTCCACGGCGCTCTGA